The DNA region CGCATCGCGGTCGCGATGTCGCGCCGCGAGGTGGGCGCCTCGGTGCCGAGGACCGGCAGGCTGCTGCGGGGTACGCTCATTGCGCCGCCGATGTAGCGATGGGTTCGAGCCGGGTCAAGACGCGCCGCTCCTTTGGTCGCCCGCCCCCAGCTACCCTACACATTGGGGAGCGTACCTGCATGCTATACTCCGCGCGCTTCTCCCCTCTTGGGTTCGCCCAGTCCGCCCCGGTTCCGAATGACGGAGATCGCCCCCGAAGCCACCCGGATCCTGATCGTGGACGATGACGCCGCGGTGCGGGACGTCATCACGGTGCTCCTCCGCGAGGAAGGATACGTCTGCACCACGGTCGCGAGCGCCGAGGCGGCGCTGGACGAGGCGCGCAAGACCGACTACCCGCTCGTCATCAGCGACGTGCGCATGCCGGCGCGCGACGGGTTCTGGCTGCTCGAGCAGATGCGCGAGGCCTCGCCCGACACCGCGGTCATCATGCTGACCGCGTACGGCGACACCGAGGCGGCGGTCGAGTGCCTGCGCAACGGCGCGGCCGACTACCTGCTGAAGCCGCCGAAGGTCACCGAGCTCATCCGGGCGATCGAGCGGGCGCTCGGCCGGCGGCGGCTGGAGCTGGCGCGCGGGCGGTACCGGCGCAGCCTCGAGAACCGGGTCAAGGAGAAGACCGCCGAGCTCTCCCGCACGCTGCACGACCTCGAGAGCACCTACTCGCAGACGCTGTGGACGCTGGTGGCCGCGCTCGACGCGCGCGAGCACGAGACCAGCGACCACTCGCAGCGCGTGGTCCGCTACACGCTCGCGATCGCCCGGCGGGTGGGCCTACCAGAGTCCGCGCTCCCGGACGTCGGCCGCGGCGCGCTGCTGCACGACATCGGCAAGATCGGCGTGCCCGACGCGATCCTGCTGAAGCCGGGCAAGCTGACGCCGGAGGAGTGGACCGAGATGCGGAAGCACCCGCAGATCGGGTTCAACATCCTGAAGAGCGTGGACTTCCTGCAGGTGCCCGCCGAGATGGTGCTCTGCCACCAGGAGCGCTTCGACGGCGGCGGCTACCCGCGCGGCCTCTCCGGCGAGGCCATCCCGCTCTCGGCCCGCATCTTCGCCATCGCCGACTGCTTCGACGCGATGACCAGCGACCGGCCCTACCGCAAGCGCACCTCCACCGAGAACGCCCGCAAGGAGATCCTGCGCTGCGCCGGGACGCAGTTCGACCCGCGGGCCGCCGACGCGTTCCTGTCGCTCTCCGAGGACGAGCTGCTGGAGCTGTCGCGGCCGTCGGACGAGCGGCCCATCTGAATCCGCGCTGCGCGCCCCCGCGCAGGCCGCCCGGTGGCTTTCTCCTCCCCCCGCGGTGGTGGTATGAGGCGCCGTGCTCCAGGAACCCCCCTCCCCGGCCGTCGCGCCGCTCGTGGACGGCCAGGGTCGCCGGATCGTCTACCTCCGGCTCTCCCTCACCGATCGCTGCAACTTCCGGTGCAGCTACTGCTCGCCGGCCGCGCCGGAGACGCACGAGGACCCGCTCGCCCGCGACGAGGTCGCGCGGCTGGTCCGCATCTTCGGCGGCCTCGGCATCCGGCGCGTGCGCCTGACCGGCGGCGAGCCCACGCTCCGCCGCGACGTGCTGGACGTGATCCGCGAGGTGGCGCGCGCCCCCGGCATCGAGGAGGTGGCGCTCACCACGAACGGCCACCTGCTCCAGTCGCTCGCCGGCCCGCTCCGCGAGGCGGGCGTCACGCGGCTCAACGTCTCGCTCGACACGCTCGACGCGGAGAAGCTGCACCGCATCGCCGGCCGCGCCGCGACGCTGGAGCGGATCGTGGCCGGGATCGAGGCCGCCTACCGGGCCGGCTTCGCCTCGGTGAAGCTGAACGTGGTGGTGGTGCGCGGCCAGAACGACGACGAGCTGGGCGCGCTGGCCCGCTTCGCCTGGGGGTTCGGCGCCACCGCCCGCTTCATCGAGCTGATGCCGTTCGGCCCCGGGAGGCCGGTGCCCACCGCCGAGGTGAAGCGGCTGCTCGAGGCGCAGGGCGTCCGGCTCGAGCCCGACGCCACGCGCGGCTGGGGCCCCGCCTACCACATGCGCGGCACCGCCGAGCACGAGGGCCGGACCGTCACCGGCCTGGTCGGCTTCATCGGCGCCATGACCGAGAACTTCTGCGACGGCTGCAACCGCGTCCGGGTCGGCGCCGACGGCTCGCTGCGCGCCTGCCTGGGCGGCCGCGAGCGGCTCGGGCTGAAGGAGCTGCTGCGGGGCGGCGCGACCGACGCGGAGATCGCGGCGGCCATCCGCGCGGCGCTGCTCGGCAAGGGCGAGCGCCACGAGATGGAGCGCGGCGGCGACGGGCTGCTGCCCATGATCGGGACCGGCGGGTAGCGCGGTCGCCGTCAGTCGCGGAGCTCGAGGCGGAGCGGCGGGGTGCGCACCGTGCGGAGCCCCCCGGGGCGCAGCGGATCCGGCTCCTCGCGCTCGAGGAACGTCACCTCGAGCGCGCGCTCCCGCAGGTCGTAGATCCCGTGCCACAGCGTCCGATCCGCGGGCAGCTCGCCGGGGCCGCCGGGCGGCTCCACGAACGCCCGCGCCGCCGCCGCCGCGAGCGCCGGGGGCGTCCACGGGGCGGTGGCCTCCGCCAGCGCGCCGCGCAGCGCCCGCCAGCGCGCGTAGGTGCCCGAGGGCCCGGGCCCGGCCGGCAGCGGCTCGTCCTCCGGGTGGCGGTGCAGCGCGTGGTTGGTGAGCACGAGCGGGAGGCCGGCCGCCTCCAGCAGGTGCGCGCGGTTGCGGCCCAGGCCCACCTCGAACGCGAACGCGTCGCCGTGGCGGTCCGCCACCAGCCAGTGCACCGGGTACGCGGCGTAGTGGTGCTTGGCCGCGAGCAGCGCCTCGCGCGCCTGGATCGCGTTCGCGCAGGTCTCGAGCACGTGGCGCCCGAGCTGCAGCTCGTCGAGGCCGACCGGCTCCGCCTCCGGCTCGAGCGGACGCGCCTCGGCCGCCTCCACGTCGGAGGCGGCCACCACCGCCAGCCCCTCCGCGTTGATCCCGTCGAGCGCGCCGCCGAGCAGGTCGAACGCCACCATCGCGAGCGTGGCGTGCCCGTCGCTCGGGTGCAGCTCGAGCAGGTAGGGCCGGTCG from Anaeromyxobacter dehalogenans 2CP-C includes:
- a CDS encoding HD domain-containing phosphohydrolase, with translation MTEIAPEATRILIVDDDAAVRDVITVLLREEGYVCTTVASAEAALDEARKTDYPLVISDVRMPARDGFWLLEQMREASPDTAVIMLTAYGDTEAAVECLRNGAADYLLKPPKVTELIRAIERALGRRRLELARGRYRRSLENRVKEKTAELSRTLHDLESTYSQTLWTLVAALDAREHETSDHSQRVVRYTLAIARRVGLPESALPDVGRGALLHDIGKIGVPDAILLKPGKLTPEEWTEMRKHPQIGFNILKSVDFLQVPAEMVLCHQERFDGGGYPRGLSGEAIPLSARIFAIADCFDAMTSDRPYRKRTSTENARKEILRCAGTQFDPRAADAFLSLSEDELLELSRPSDERPI
- a CDS encoding C45 family autoproteolytic acyltransferase/hydolase produces the protein MAARVEERIVAGGDGGALVVHHLVLRGSNRAIGRHLGEIARTRYGVEATAARDPLRVRVQAEWLRRNAPVLHERVRGAADAFGVDAADDAYDVSRLGSPPPVAGCSAAFVPPRDAAGGHPLVSRAFDHAMPCGNRPRGCGPGADRPYLLELHPSDGHATLAMVAFDLLGGALDGINAEGLAVVAASDVEAAEARPLEPEAEPVGLDELQLGRHVLETCANAIQAREALLAAKHHYAAYPVHWLVADRHGDAFAFEVGLGRNRAHLLEAAGLPLVLTNHALHRHPEDEPLPAGPGPSGTYARWRALRGALAEATAPWTPPALAAAAARAFVEPPGGPGELPADRTLWHGIYDLRERALEVTFLEREEPDPLRPGGLRTVRTPPLRLELRD
- the moaA gene encoding GTP 3',8-cyclase MoaA, with translation MLQEPPSPAVAPLVDGQGRRIVYLRLSLTDRCNFRCSYCSPAAPETHEDPLARDEVARLVRIFGGLGIRRVRLTGGEPTLRRDVLDVIREVARAPGIEEVALTTNGHLLQSLAGPLREAGVTRLNVSLDTLDAEKLHRIAGRAATLERIVAGIEAAYRAGFASVKLNVVVVRGQNDDELGALARFAWGFGATARFIELMPFGPGRPVPTAEVKRLLEAQGVRLEPDATRGWGPAYHMRGTAEHEGRTVTGLVGFIGAMTENFCDGCNRVRVGADGSLRACLGGRERLGLKELLRGGATDAEIAAAIRAALLGKGERHEMERGGDGLLPMIGTGG